A genomic window from Triticum urartu cultivar G1812 chromosome 7, Tu2.1, whole genome shotgun sequence includes:
- the LOC125524121 gene encoding uncharacterized protein LOC125524121, with amino-acid sequence MARAFARSISFPLSPSRSPKARAPSPSYHGRSVSLPCRSHTILAHLHTHIRSVRAWAQQGTAALAASVATGLAHVDALHAALGDLLDLPEAQAALSGAGGSVDRLLDSFLRLADAHGCFQEAVVPLKQDVAEALAAVRRRDGAHLASAVRSQRRAGKELARLAATASECAVGPSRLSILGGGHGSSAEVEVTGLLMESAAATASASAALFGAVAAMLGSVAAESCSCKGTAALACLVTKNNKKAPAPGSGSEEIAVAERLEELEEFIEEMEAGSEKVFRSLVQTRVALLNIHTLHIF; translated from the coding sequence ATGGCGCGCGCCTTTGCACGCTCCATCTCCTTCCCTCTCAGCCCCTCGAGGTCTCCCAAGGCGCGCGCTCCGTCCCCGTCGTACCACGGGCGGTCCGTGAGCTTGCCGTGCCGCTCGCACACGATCTTGGCGCACCTCCACACCCACATCCGCTCCGTGCGCGCCTGGGCGCAGCAGGGCACGGCGGCGTTGGCCGCCTCCGTGGCCACGGGGCTGGCGCACGTAGACGCGCTCCATGCCGCGCTCGGCGACCTGCTCGACCTGCCCGAGGCCCAGGCCGCGCTCTCCGGCGCCGGCGGCAGCGTCGACCGCCTCCTGGACTCCTTCCTCCGCCTCGCCGACGCGCACGGCTGCTTCCAGGAGGCCGTGGTGCCGCTCAAGCAGGACGTCGCCGAGGCTCTGGCGGCCGTGCGCCGTCGCGACGGGGCACACCTGGCTTCGGCAGTGCGGTCGCAGCGCAGGGCCGGGAAGGAGCTCGCGCGCCTGGCCGCCACGGCCAGCGAGTGCGCCGTCGGGCCCTCGCGCCTGAGCATCCTCGGCGGCGGTCATGGCAGCTCGGCGGAGGTGGAGGTGACGGGGCTGCTGATGGAGTCGGCCGCGGCCACGGCGTCGGCTTCGGCCGCGCTGTTCGGGGCCGTGGCGGCCATGTTGGGGTCCGTGGCGGCGGAGTCGTGCTCGTGCAAAGGGACGGCGGCGCTGGCGTGCCTGGTGACGAAGAACAACAAGAAGGCGCCGGCGCCGGGGTCGGGGTCGGAGGAGATAGCCGTGGCGGAAAGGCTGGAGGAGCTGGAGGAGTTCATCGAGGAGATGGAGGCCGGGAGCGAGAAGGTGTTCCGGAGCCTCGTGCAGACCAGGGTCGCGCTCCTCAACATCCACACGCTCCACATCTTCTAG